Genomic DNA from Colius striatus isolate bColStr4 chromosome 7, bColStr4.1.hap1, whole genome shotgun sequence:
ACTGAACAAACACATATTTAAGACTAGATCTCAAGAAAAAGCCTTCCCATTTTGCAAAAACTCACTCTCACTTAACTAGTTTTAGAGAATTGTCTAATAGATCATTATAAAACAAGTTACATGTGTAAAAACTCAGACAGGATGTTATGTGTGATATGGACACTACAGTAAGTAAACAGGCTTTAGGTTCTAGGCCTCAAATCCAGGAAAGCATGACCACTTTAGACCTGCTCTATCAATGATCTCCCTGACACATTTCAAGCTAATCAAGTGTTTATACACTTTACTACATCAGGGTGCTcagatttccttttccttactGAGCTTAAATGCAACTCATGACATTGCCCAGGGGGACTGGATTCACCTTTGACCACAGGAACAAAGTGTGAAATCTTCCATATTTACTCACAAATATCTCCCAGTGAAAAATGTACCAGGGCTACTGACTGTTCTTCATTCTGGTTTTCAAAaggataaagaaataaattaattttaaacattaCATTGGCAAGGACATTATTGAAATCTGATGCAATTACTGGGTTCAGGTGGAGCCTTGGCTCCACACCAGAACCAGTAACACAACTTCCAACAGTGAAGTTGCACTATGTTACACTCACCAGACCACTTCCTAAGAATGAGAGGCTGCCTACAGTAATAGTGACCTTCTTACTCATCAGATGCTCCTCCGTCACTTCTTTTGATCCACTTTACTGCTTGCAGAATTGCAGCTCTGAAATGTCTCTGTGGAGGTCTCCTGTTAATTACTGGAAAGTCACACTACTTTATGAAGCATCTACAAAGCAATTTTCAAAACCAATAAAAGCTCACAGTAGACATGATCCTTCACAGTGAGGTTAAATGTGGCACTCTATAACggatggagagaaggaaaggttGTGAATCCTAGAAGGATGCAGCAGCCAAGATTTTGAAATGGTCTATGAATTCTTACAACCAGAAGTTCTGCAAAAACAGGGGAATGAAAATAAGCTGAGGCTGAGTCACATATTATTTTGGCAGCATAGACATCAAGATGCGAGATCTTGGACTGTTTCTAGTGAGTAATTTGAGATCCTGCAGCTTGATCTACTGTGAAATTTCATGAGCAGAGAAATCTAGGGAGAACTTAATAAGAGACTAGAGAATGGTGCTTAAGTTACAACAAAGTGTTAAGATTTTATCTTTCTTACACCTGAGAAAGAACAGTGTAAATTAATTATTTGCCACAATAGCATGAAACAATAGCTTTCTGTTGCATATCATCTTAAATTATGCCACAAGGCCAGACCATTTTATTGTGTGGCTGATATCCTGttggaaaaaatccaaacaataTTTCACTTGTTTGCTCAGGACAGAACTGCATTTACAGTGCCGTGGATAAGGTACAGGAGGGCTTCAAGTTAAAGCTGCTATTTTAGGGGTTGTAGGTTGGCTTAAAGGTGGCCATCTCCAAATGTTCTGGTTCTGAAGATGGGATAAACATTTCCACAGAAAATTTGGTGGAGGGAATAATACCAGGGACACctgttctgctgctccttcatGTATGCTtctattttgtatttcatttcaatCAATTCCTTGTTTATCTAAACAGGCTTTCTGCCACTCCTGTTTGACTTTCTGCTCAGAGATGGACCATTGTTGAgcttgaagaaacaaaacttgAAAATCACCAGCTCTCCTGGATTCCTCTCCATTGTCATATTCCATAGGATTTTCCAAGCAAGTTCCTGAACAGAACAACATTTGCTCTCATGAAGTtcagggttgtgatcctgctaTTTGTAGCCCCCTCTCAGGATCCTGAACTCCAACATTCCATGGTTATTGCAGGTAAAGCTGCTCCACCCTTCACATCCTTGAGCAATTCTCCGTTGTTTGTACCTATCAATTCCAGCACAGGGCTTCCCCTTGTCAGCTCCTCTACCACTTCTGTCAGGAATTTCGGGAAGTTACTAATGCTCTCCAGAAACAACCTTAACTGCTTGAACTATGCTGTGTTACTCTTCCAGGAGATTTCAGGATGGTTCAAGTCTCCCCATGAGATCAGAATCTGCAAGCATAAGACTTCTTTCAACTGCCTGAAGAATGTCAGACACTTCTTCCTGATTAGGTAGTGTGTAGCAGATGTCCAGACCAACATTGCCCACCTTGGTGTCCCTTTTGACCTCATTAGGTCTCGGCTTGTTGATCTGGTTAATCATAAGTTCTCAAGCAAAACTCCACGTGTTCCTCttgctctctcccctgctcaCTGTCCCAGATTGTGCTTCCTAAAGAGCCTTGATCCATACATTGCAGCTTTCCAGTGATGTTGACCATCCCTCTACATCCCTGTGATACAATGACACCATAGCCCTGCAGCTGCATGCAGATCTTGAATTCCTTCTGCACTAAGCCAAGAATTGTTTTAAAGTTTGTTATCATTAGCTTATTTAAAATAATCCATCAATACTGTTGCCCAAAACAATAATCACatacaacaaaaacacactcaacaacaaaagaggaggaaaggaagataCAATCTTGTGTATTTTATTGGCACTGAGGTACAGACCCATTACAATTGGCTAAAtgtgacttttttcttctttttctctttgttttcttcactaAAATGCaacttataaaaaaaaaaaaaacatacaaaaaagcTGGTTAGTTAGCTGTAAACATAAAACCTGTCCACAAAAATGATTTTTAGAAAAGCAGCCTGTTTTGGGTATAAAACTACACATAACTTCATATTTTCTGCTCAGTCCATTCAGGATCATAAGAataactttgttttctgtactATAACTGCTTTTTGCACAAGGATCCAATACAAGACTTGTTCTTGGGATTATAAATTACCACAGGTGAAGACACACGTGCCTGACAAGATATAGGCCTCTTACTCTTCTTCATGGTAAGAAAACTGTCTTCCTTTGGAGGAGGCACATGTATGGGTTTCCATGGAATGGGGTTACAATATGCTGGAGCTGGATAGAAATTTCCAACAGCACATCCtaaaacatttagaaaacacaattattttaattctatgaaaaaataaaggcaaaagtAGATATATAttgtataaaaaaataattaagcacTGATATGTAAAAATGCAATGCTATGTCTTGCTGCTCTTATGCTTTTGTACCATGTGGGATGacaaaatacataaaaacaATGTGAGACTCACAAACCACCACACTATACACCACTAGGATTACAGAGGCCGAGAGGGTACGATGGAGGTGTGTAGGTAAATGGAAAGGAAATCTTAGCTCAAAACAGAGTTTGATTCCCATGTCTCCCTTTTCAGACAGGGCTTCTGTCTTTGCATCTCAAAATCTACCTCTCTTCTAAGGGGATCCAGATGTGATACAGTGGCACACAAACACTAACATAACTGATTTGCTTCACAGGAATCAGTAACTGGCTCTAGCGACTTCTACATTTGATGAAGAAAATGACACCAAAATCAGTTATAATTTGATATGCCACATTATTCTCTCcaataatatatttttcctcctaaatAACATGAAGAACTACAAAAAGTGCCCAGAATGTCTTAGAGAAAAGCTTCTCTGACTTACACCACATGAGATATTCATTCCCATGAGCCAAAAACCAGATAGTAGACAAATGTCTCAAATAGGCttcattttacattaaaatattagaGGGAAGGAACCACAAACCTAAGTCACTACATATGTGTGGAAGTAGTACAAACCTGTAGAATTCCTGTGTGAGAAGCCATAACCATTTAAAGCAGGGCGTGGTTTATTTTTAGCATTATGTAGCCATTCTTTAAAGATCTTCTCTGctcttgctttcttctcctgtagctcagcttccctttctttttctttttcctaaaagtaaaatagaaaaaaccCTAAGATACTTATAGACAAATCCCTGTACAATATACAGACAATGGTAAATAATCCTTTTGCAGTTTCCCAGACTGCTAAATGTATTTCAACTACGTTTTCAAATCCAAACACATTTTCCTGACAATAGAAAAGTTgcagtgttttttctttaatgtttaaaaaaaacccaccaaacacaAAAGTCCATCTCTGCGTTCTTCCAGATTTCTCTGAGAAAATACTCTCAGAAACCTTCTGGAAGGCTacgtgtagaggatattctgaaTATAACAAGCAGATGACTAGAGTCTACTGTAGTGCCATTACCCTCAAGAGGCTATTGCACCTGGGACAGCCATCTCACCTCTTCTCATTTACCTGTTATTTGTGCAGCCCTGTTATCAGCCATGCCTGGGTTGCCTCCAAGCCTGAAGCAGGCTTGGGTACACATTAATCAGAAGTACAAGTCAAAAATGATGGCATTTGGATTTCAATTAAGTTTAATTGATACTGAGAACACGGCTTATAGGAACCTATGGAATGAAGATGTAACTAAACGAATGCATATGGTTTAGATCTGCCTGATGACTTTCATTTTCTTGGGTTTCAGGGTCTTTGTGCTGTGCATTTTGGAGGCCCAGCAGACACACAGAATTAGTTTCTTAAGCAGGAAATAAAAACCACCAGTGCACAATATTTAAGCATGTTTTAATCACATGGAAAGACTGAAAAGTTAAGGTCACTACAGCCTGAAAACTGATCTGTACTAGCTTACAGTATTTTAAAGTTAATTCAAATAAACCATTCTATGTACTTGTGAAACACAAATGCTTTCTGCACTTCAAGAACAACTGCTGTAATTACAGGGGATATAGATAAATTTGCACCACAATCGTCCTCCACACACTAGCTGTACTAGTGTACTAGCTATACACTAGTACAGCACCCCTATATTACCTATTCTACTGAAATAACATtaattaaatgaaaacacaacCATCAACATAGATAAGACATCTGGTCATACGAGTAACCAATATGTGATATTCCAGAGGAATTCTGGATGATTCCTGCAAGCATAGCCTGTTAGAGCATTTGTTCAGTGAACTACAGGACCTCAAAGCCTGTACTTTAGGAAGTTTAGAATAAGCAAGAGGTATTCTGAAACCCACTATAAAAATACATAGGTGACTAATTAAtattaaattacattaaaattagAACTCCTAGCATGGACTTTTAATCAGAAATATGTACAACTATAATGATAATATAATGATAATATAGTGTTAATAGTggtacaaggaaaaaaatgcccaGACTGCTACCTATTTTCCCTCTGGTTACCTTGCAAAGGACTGAGTAATTAAGGTACATCCTGTGATTTGCATTTATCTTTCCCTTATCACAGTTGCAGTGGGTTTGCAAAGACTATTAATAAAAATGCATCAATATGCATCTTTGCTGCTGATACCTCAATGTCTTCAATGCAATGAAATTACATCTTTTGCAAGCTTTTTCATGTACAACACTGCTATTTGATAAATTTGATCAATTCAATCAACCAATATATTTAACATAAATTACAGATTAGGTAACTCATCCAACAAAAGAGAAAGCTGATTAAtaccttctctttcttcttcttttctgcctcttcagCTCTCTTCTTCTTTAACCATTCTTTATACTtgacctcagccttttcttgtaATTGCATTTTTTCTAGTTCCTTTGCGGCTCTTTCTGCCATTTCTTTGCTCAGCTTTCgttccctttcccttctttcctaCGTGAAACGGatcaaagaaacagaatagaaactTTCAGTCTACTTCAATGGACAATTCTTTTGAGAG
This window encodes:
- the CCDC34 gene encoding coiled-coil domain-containing protein 34 isoform X1: MSSDARTCASRSMKRRVARLRPSYSTSSESEEPLSLSSCSPLFPASRLSSPSGEEERAEASWSRRGDRKDEGSEIAEENKESPLKDNFSPWEEWFIGKEKELRARLQARAVEEMNIQRERMKQKQECEKRKRIAEEKHKEWVQKKREEERRERERKLSKEMAERAAKELEKMQLQEKAEVKYKEWLKKKRAEEAEKKKKEKEKEKEREAELQEKKARAEKIFKEWLHNAKNKPRPALNGYGFSHRNSTGCAVGNFYPAPAYCNPIPWKPIHVPPPKEDSFLTMKKSKRPISCQARVSSPVVIYNPKNKSCIGSLCKKQL